From Penicillium digitatum chromosome 5, complete sequence, one genomic window encodes:
- a CDS encoding Modifier of rudimentary, Modr, whose product MSQPPSPFPSQSQFYPPQIMNPDTPPPPPPKPNSHEASRRATPQNTSAHPWHPDNPAGAHQGAHPNNSQQPHIADPPTIEEGWLPGLVSDKSTTDLQTILGDPTLISALSSQHPSCTTRQQHLETLIQTNKDLATRVLEMQNHLAEVRASTETLLITHQSLEVSWRKKQAEMDAALAPWSPKALYQRFSAAITEQEAVCHAVEESFLDEDHHGRATEKEIADWVRRVRGEASKLAARKEAKARWDEGRVGGWR is encoded by the exons ATGTCTCAACCACCATCTCCATTTCCCTCGCAGTCGCAATTCTACCCTCCCCAAATCATGAATCCCGATACACCCCCTCCGCCACCCCCCAAACCCAACAGCCACGAAGCCAGCCGACGCGCCACCCCGCAAAATACTTCTGCGCACCCCTGGCATCCAGACAACCCGGCAGGCGCTCACCAGGGCGCTCACCCCAATAATTCTCAACAACCACATATCGCAGATCCTCCAACAATTGAGGAAGGCTGGCTCCCAGGTCTGGTTTCCGATAAGTC AACAACCGACCTCCAAACAATCCTCGGAGACCCAACCCTTATCTCTGCCCTCTCAAGCCAACATCCCTCCTGCACGACTCGTCAACAGCACCTCGAGACTCTTATCCAAACGAACAAAGACCTCGCGACCCGCGTCCTAGAGATGCAGAATCACCTCGCCGAGGTTCGCGCCTCCACCGAAACATTACTAATTACACATCAGTCGCTGGAGGTCTCCTGGCGCAAAAAGCAAGCCGAAATGGATGCGGCCCTAGCCCCATGGTCACCGAAAGCGCTATACCAGCGCTTCAGCGCGGCGATCACGGAGCAGGAGGCTGTATGCCATGCTGTTGAGGAGAGTTTTCTTGATGAGGATCACCATGGCCGGGCTACGGAAAAGGAGATTGCAGATTGGGTCCGGCGCGTACGGGGCGAGGCGTCCAAATTGGCGGCTCGGAAGGAGGCGAAGGCACGGTGGGATGAAGGACGGGTTGGGGGTTGGCGATGA
- a CDS encoding Pre-mRNA-splicing factor brr2, with amino-acid sequence MQPWNEMLILGDQGRTPIRIRTYDFQVEGSDWYPKLYYYLNNAREGRTTPITEEEWPDVRSQVREYLGIPEPEKRYRIWLDSGYHDLLASMQPWQWNSSEELEKLILEKDQRLYTVRGVEPGISFTYEEWKTGENTGRAIMPKCSEPDETPPPPDPDHQYYSISLHDQFEGLQIIVRLSTIDLTPEMPLYGGDSHHNVAGIPNEHIVSTATCYIDMHNIKDAKISFQQETKIDSLMFNIAESMAMNRLFDVPECECASDDACSPDALQIVGSIPISRNGQILAWPNTVRSKAEPFSLADPSRPGYLRFATLWLGDPHYRICSTQNVPPQDSSWVDA; translated from the coding sequence ATGCAACCTTGGAACGAAATGCTTATCCTTGGAGATCAGGGTCGGACACCAATTCGAATCAGAACTTATGACTTCCAAGTGGAAGGCAGTGATTGGTATCCCAAGTTGTATTATTACCTGAATAATGCGAGGGAGGGACGAACAACACCAATTACAGAAGAAGAATGGCCTGACGTTCGATCACAAGTTAGAGAGTACCTTGGTATCCCTGAGCCCGAGAAGCGATACCGCATATGGCTTGACTCTGGGTACCATGATCTTCTCGCTAGCATGCAGCCATGGCAATGGAATTCTTCGGAAGAACTGGAAAAACTGATTCTTGAAAAAGATCAGCGGTTGTACACTGTGAGAGGTGTTGAGCCGGGGATTTCCTTCACATACGAAGAATGGAAGACGGGTGAAAATACGGGCCGCGCGATCATGCCCAAATGTAGTGAACCTGATGAAACTCCCCCACCTCCAGATCCAGATCACCAGTACTATTCTATATCTCTCCACGATCAATTTGAGGGCCTGCAGATCATAGTTCGACTATCGACTATTGATCTCACTCCAGAAATGCCCCTGTATGGTGGTGATTCCCATCACAACGTTGCTGGTATCCCCAATGAGCACATCGTTTCTACAGCCACATGCTACATTGATATGCACAACATTAAAGATGCAAAGATTTCATTCCAACAGGAGACAAAAATCGACAGCCTTATGTTCAATATCGCGGAATCTATGGCTATGAATCGACTTTTTGACGTTCCTGAGTGTGAATGCGCCAGCGATGATGCTTGTTCCCCGGATGCTCTACAGATCGTGGGATCTATCCCGATTTCACGGAATGGGCAGATTCTTGCTTGGCCAAATACAGTGCGGTCTAAGGCCGAACCTTTCAGTCTTGCAGACCCATCCCGGCCGGGGTACCTTCGATTTGCGACTTTGTGGTTGGGGGACCCGCATTATCGAATCTGCTCAACTCAGAACGTGCCTCCCCAGGACTCAAGCTGGGTCGACGCATGA
- a CDS encoding TRNA ligase — MATQDPQVISQLVKVLETASKAKKGETKFTCKKSSFVLANNVSVDSWKFQDWDYKQAGLPTYARGLFTTKRRDNVPEIATRGYDKFFNIGETKATEWRNIEKNTRGPYELSVKENGCIIFISALEDDTLLVCSKHSTGPREDTQVSHAQAGERWTERHVSSVNRSVRDLARTLRQMNVTAVGELCDDTFEEHVLAYDEASSGIYLHGLNYNQSDFRTVSCEEVHKFADDWGFKKAKFEVFDDIFRVQSFLEGCAETGMWDGRETEGFVIRCQLSDNGTEPYRNWFFKYKFEEPYLMYRQWRECTKAVIGGTHPKIRKHEQITEEYLQFARRALMKNPDMAAEYMKNHGIIALREEFLKERGLNGAEIIALEAKKESESKEINKNLIIEPVASLGCGKTTIALALVKLFGWAHVQNDNLPKQKNKSKKFAFEVSHALGEHNVVIADRNNHQRRERRQLMEDIYPVLPDAQFVALHYVHEPKAEMLPAIREVTRKRVLERGDNHQSIRASTNAQQETVGIMEGFLGRFEGVDTTRLPDEAFNHVIDLDVCASSRENLETIVKALHVAYPRLVPTLPTAAELDEAIDASLNDYTVTKDLSYSYGAPQKPKVKKSKNQDNGPLLPDPTQLPFSPESLAKKIEYFNISLPTTEITSILHSLFPPTTSPETARLYNHLRNSRRLQPTFHVTLIHRASKKDNQDTWDQLATRYIDSQTKNPVEYSAQNPPTLGSARVRIERLIWDDRVMAFVVRILPAEGVETAESEWPCANPIPHITVGTAAPDVKPKESNDLLQRWVAVGSGGDTGIFEAEIEGVKVVDGVVGLVMSRGKY, encoded by the coding sequence ATGGCGACTCAAGATCCCCAAGTCATCTCACAGCTGGTAAAAGTACTGGAGACTGCTAGCAAGGCCAAAAAGGGAGAGACAAAATTTACTTGCAAAAAGAGCAGCTTTGTGCTGGCCAATAATGTGTCCGTGGACTCGTGGAAGTTCCAGGACTGGGACTACAAGCAGGCCGGTCTACCCACTTATGCACGAGGTCTGTTTACCACCAAACGAAGAGACAATGTTCCTGAAATCGCGACGCGCGGATACGacaagttcttcaacatAGGCGAGACAAAGGCCACAGAATGGCGCAACATCGAGAAAAACACAAGAGGTCCCTACGAGCTGAGTGTGAAGGAGAATGGATGCATTATTTTCATTTCTGCTCTAGAGGACGACACATTGCTAGTCTGCAGCAAACACTCCACAGGACCTCGCGAAGATACGCAAGTCAGCCACGCGCAGGCAGGAGAACGCTGGACGGAACGCCATGTCTCGTCCGTAAACCGATCTGTCAGGGACCTTGCCAGGACCCTGCGCCAGATGAATGTTACAGCCGTTGGAGAACTATGTGACGACACATTTGAGGAGCATGTCCTGGCCTACGACGAAGCTTCTTCGGGCATTTACCTCCACGGTCTTAACTACAACCAGTCTGACTTCAGAACGGTTTCTTGTGAGGAGGTGCACAAGTTCGCTGACGATTGGGGCTTCAAAAAGGCCAAATTCGAAGTTTTTGATGATATCTTCAGAGTACAGAGCTTCCTAGAAGGATGCGCGGAGACCGGCATGTGGGATGGACGTGAGACCGAGGGCTTTGTCATCCGATGCCAGCTCAGCGACAACGGAACTGAGCCTTATCGGAATTGGTTCTTCAAGTACAAGTTTGAAGAGCCGTACTTGATGTACCGCCAGTGGCGTGAGTGCACCAAAGCTGTAATCGGAGGGACACATCCCAAGATCAGGAAGCATGAGCAGATCACCGAAGAATACTTGCAGTTTGCTCGACGTGCTCTGATGAAGAACCCAGACATGGCAGCTGAGTATATGAAGAACCACGGTATCATCGCTTTGCGGGAAGAGTTCCTCAAGGAACGAGGATTGAATGGAGCGGAGATCATCGCCCTTGAGGCTAAAAAGGAGAGCGAATCGAAGGAAATCAATAAAAATCTCATCATCGAACCGGTTGCCTCGCTAGGATGTGGAAAGACAACAATCGCCTTGGCTCTTGTTAAGCTCTTCGGATGGGCACATGTTCAGAACGACAACCTCCCCAAACAGAAGAAcaagtcaaagaagttcgcTTTCGAGGTCAGCCATGCTCTGGGAGAGCACAATGTTGTCATCGCCGATCGCAACAACCATCAACGGCGTGAACGCAGGCAGCTCATGGAGGACATCTACCCCGTGCTTCCAGATGCGCAGTTTGTCGCTTTGCACTACGTCCACGAGCCCAAGGCAGAAATGCTTCCCGCTATTCGGGAAGTCACTCGAAAGCGTGTGCTAGAGCGTGGGGACAACCACCAGTCCATCAGGGCTAGCACTAACGCTCAGCAAGAGACCGTCGGAATCATGGAAGGATTCCTCGGCCGCTTCGAGGGCGTCGATACCACTCGCTTGCCAGACGAGGCGTTCAACCATGTCATTGACCTTGACGTGTGCGCCTCGTCTCGTGAAAACCTCGAGACCATCGTCAAAGCCCTACACGTCGCCTACCCCCGCTTAGTGCCAACCTTGCCAACGGCAGCAGAACTTGATGAGGCCATCGATGCCTCTCTAAATGACTACACCGTGACAAAAGATCTCAGCTACAGCTATGGAGCACCACAGAAGCCAAAGGTCAAGAAATCGAAAAACCAAGACAACGGCCCCCTCCTCCCCGATCCAACACAGTTGCCATTCTCCCCGGAATCCCTCGCCAAAAAGATCGAATACTTCAACATATCCCTCCCAACAACCGAAATAACCTCAATCCTGCACTCCCTCTTCCCACCAACAACGTCCCCAGAAACAGCCCGTCTCTACAACCACCTCAGAAACTCTCGCCGTCTCCAGCCAACCTTCCACGTAACTCTCATCCACCGTGCCTCAAAGAAAGATAACCAGGACACCTGGGATCAGCTAGCAACCCGCTATATCGACAGCCAGACCAAAAATCCCGTGGAATACTCAGCCCAGAACCCGCCAACCCTGGGCTCCGCCCGTGTGCGCATCGAGCGTCTCATCTGGGACGACCGCGTCATGGCCTTTGTTGTGCGCATTCTGCCCGCTGAGGGTGTCGAGACGGCTGAGTCTGAGTGGCCATGCGCGAATCCTATCCCGCATATCACGGTCGGCACAGCGGCGCCAGATGTTAAGCCGAAGGAGAGTAATGATCTGCTGCAGCGGTGGGTTGCAGTTGGGTCTGGTGGCGACACGGGGATCTTTGAGGCCGAAATTGAGGGTGTCAAGGTTGTCGATGGTGTTGTTGGATTAGTGATGAGTCGGGGGAAGTATTGA
- a CDS encoding Sugar (and other) transporter family protein yields MIKLDPSPIKLDNSGAGPLRVPGFNGVHLAYEQPKDARFAHGIADWRQIPQFFLQELCMLQFMSYVTEQPDWENKTEDPHTLEEWHQHANSVFDLDESSWQWCVKELQDKASDFERTGYVAVFDADSRVIKSQVHENLLEELRASMSPLFSESRPASPSASDDASRSDSETAVRHVVDPLCTLSFMGALESLPMGGQS; encoded by the coding sequence ATGATCAAATTGGACCCCTCACCTATTAAACTAGACAACAGTGGCGCTGGCCCCTTGCGTGTTCCTGGTTTCAATGGCGTACACCTGGCCTATGAGCAGCCAAAAGACGCTCGCTTTGCACATGGAATTGCTGATTGGAGACAAATTCCTCAGTTCTTTCTACAAGAGCTTTGCATGCTGCAGTTCATGTCGTATGTCACTGAACAGCCAGACTGGGAAAACAAGACAGAGGACCCGCATACACTGGAAGAATGGCATCAGCACGCCAATTCCGTCTTTGATCTCGATGAATCCTCATGGCAGTGGTGTGTGAAGGAGTTGCAAGACAAAGCGTCTGATTTTGAACGCACGGGCTATGTTGCTGTGTTTGATGCGGACTCACGGGTTATCAAATCTCAAGTCCATGAGAATCTTCTCGAAGAGCTTCGCGCATCCATGTCGCCGCTTTTTTCGGAATCGAGACCCGCTTCGCCTTCTGCCTCGGATGATGCTTCTAGAAGTGATTCCGAGACTGCGGTTAGACATGTGGTTGACCCCTTATGTACCCTCTCGTTTATGGGCGCACTCGAGTCCTTGCCGATGGGGGGGCAAAGTTGA
- a CDS encoding Ankyrin repeat protein: MAQNPYLLACDNPTALLALLRSNPSIASSQDESGYSLLHAAASYGHIDLLRALVKEFNVDVNLLDEDNETCLFVVEDSDIARCLVEELGVDANKKNTEDFTAVEKFETENEFPQVAAYLREVVGGAPTPTHAQAAEVLNSPGPIPGSDMRVNIGTMTEEEATAGGEPDPEFKRRIEELATREDYYSEEVQNEVRELVKDAMAGSNIEAMEREIRRRTE, translated from the coding sequence ATGGCCCAAAATCCTTACCTTCTGGCCTGCGACAACCCAACGGCCCTGCTGGCCCTGCTGCGATCCAACCCCTCGATCGCATCCAGCCAAGATGAGTCTGGATACTCACTGCTGCACGCCGCAGCCTCCTACGGTCATATCGACCTCCTACGTGCTCTAGTCAAAGAATTCAACGTCGATGTCAACCTCCTTGATGAAGATAACGAGACATGTCTATTTGTGGTCGAGGACAGCGACATTGCGCGCTGCCTAGTCGAGGAACTGGGTGTGGATGCCAATAAGAAGAACACCGAAGATTTTACAGCCGTGGAAAAGTTCGAGACCGAGAATGAGTTCCCGCAGGTCGCCGCCTACCTCCGCGAAGTTGTTGGGGGTGCTCCTACTCCAACACATGCTCAAGCTGCCGAAGTTCTGAACTCTCCTGGACCTATCCCTGGCAGCGATATGAGAGTCAACATTGGTACAATGACGGAGGAGGAGGCTACTGCTGGTGGTGAACCTGATCCAGAATTCAAGAGGCGCATTGAGGAGCTTGCTACCCGTGAGGATTATTACAGCGAGGAGGTGCAAAATGAGGTGCGCGAGTTGGTCAAGGATGCCATGGCCGGGTCAAACATTGAAGCTATGGAGCGGGAAATTCGGAGGAGAACCGAGTAA
- a CDS encoding Alpha-1,3-glucanase/mutanase, putative, with protein sequence MPKVLTIVAGDNFLPYLIDLYKFGNSTSGNEGLVAWYRLNEAGACADGGTTADTVSQLQLEYWPKDVMQNKIFYSTLLSQPGEISVTLDGVSLDATWTNTPSGNVGVYHGSVSFSGQSGETPPVEPPLTLKRSSLGYCPVGAYVCSKLGPQPTLPKSTGTVGYPAAGESANYAVSPSTPDTCVAGTGGDEFTGLCSFGCNYGYCPIYNCTCTATGPLIKPPTQNTSVVGWAPDIDDNGLCSFAVPETIVLCRAEWAGTFPCDFSINYSSLDALEADIDNLDPYCIDFYVLGALYGELETTLANYTNIAHTNNYDEDFIEYSKYMKAQVEPQLMYFMNDSTVPFDPKGLGNRYFTCTRSLGGINGTATSCPDEDSYTVAQLHIVYFDLVDPEGFYTSLTENAGVEPDWVTLDGGFFPGSSTGPYYGKRPECRLNLHSTYEYLWWQGFPIPAQEINFTDPREIMRKALPNIPNLQLSISLTQLAIASGSFQGVIDDVVQTTSTAVFVLSELVDRIYNVVYIGRKIAAEERTERILKIIGGIFMILPFLGPLSGLGDLIEGFDALLALTGTIVDEGSDVYSVIQNPESAPVAILGMLLGFDAGSEVGEISDESLAAFKYDTLAASRRKMESTEIKAFGKVYEDKMNQLDSIVSKCF encoded by the exons ATGCCCAAAGTTTTGACCATAGTGGCTGGAGACAATTTTTTGCCATACCTGATTGATCTCTATAAATTCGGCAATTCTACCTCAGGGAACGAGGGTCTTGTGGCATGGTATCGTCTAAATGAGGCGGGTGCATGCGCTGATGGTGGCACAACCGCTGATACCGTCTCGCAGCTGCAGCTGGAATATTGGCCCAAGGATGTGATGCAAAACAAGATCTTCTATTCTACCCTTTTGTCACAGCCTGGAGAGATCTCTGTGACTTTGGATGGCGTAAGCCTAGACGCAACCTGGACCAACACCCCTAGCGGCAATGTTGGTGTTTACCATGGAAGCGTCTCTTTTTCCGGTCAATCTGGGGAAACTCCCCCAGTGGAACCTCCCCTGACCTTGAAAAGGAG CAGCTTGGGATACTGTCCCGTTGGGGCGTACGTGTGCTCCAAGCTGGGGCCTCAGCCAACATTACCCAAATCTACAGGCACCGTTGGATATCCAGCCGCAGGCGAAAGCGCCAACTATGCCG TCTCTCCCTCCACCCCTGATACATGTGTTGCGGgcactggaggggatgaaTTTACTGGTCTATGCAGCTTTGGCTGCAACTATGGCTATTGCCCCATTTACAATTGTACCTGTACTGCTACGGGTCCCTTGATCAAGCCTCCTACCCAGAACACCTCTGTTGTTGGCTGGGCGCCAGATATCGATGACAACGGTCTTTGCAGCTTTGCTGTACCAGAAACTATTGTCCTTTGTCG TGCGGAGTGGGCCGGCACTTTCCCTTGTGATTTCAGCATCAACTACTCCTCTCTCGATGCACTGGAAGCAGACATTGACAACTTGGATCCTTACTGCATCGACTTCTATGTGCTGGGTGCACTTTATGGGGAGTTGGAGACTACTTTGGCCAACTACACAAACATTGCCCACACAAACAACTACGACGAAGACTTCATTGAGTACTCAAAGTACATGAAAGCACAGGTTGAACCTCAGCTCATGTATTTCATGAACGACAGCACGGTTCCATTCGATCCCAAGGGCTTGGGCAATCGATATTTCACATGCACGCGTAGCTTGGGAGGCATAAATGGCACAGCGACCAGCTGTCCTGATGAGGATTCCTATACAGTGGCCCAACTCCACATCGTCTACTTCGATCTCGTGGACCCAGAAGGCTTCTATACAAGTCTAACTGAAAATGCTGGCGTGGAACCAGACTGGGTAACACTCGATGGTGGATTTTTCCCGGGCAGCTCAACTGGGCCTTACTATGGCAAAAGGCCTGAATGCAGGTTGAATCTGCATTCTACATACGAATACTTATGGTGGCAGGGATTTCCCATTCCTGCACAGGAAATCAATTTCACTGACCCTCGTGAAATCATGAGAAAGGCTTTGCCAAATATCCCCAACCTCCAACTATCGATCTCTCTCACTCAGCTTGCTATCGCGTCCGGAAGCTTTCAAGGCGTGATCGACGATGTTGTTCAGACCACATCTACTGCTGTCTTTGTGCTAAGTGAGCTAGTCGATCGCATCTACAATGTTGTCTATATCGGTCGGAAGATTGCCGCTGAAGAAAGGACAGAACGAATCCTGAAGATTATTGGTGGTATCTTTATGATTCTTCCTTTCCTTGGCCCGCTCTCAGGGCTTGGGGATCTCATCGAAGGCTTTGATGCATTACTTGCTTTGACGGGGACCATTGTAGATGAAGGTTCGGATGTCTACAGTGTGATCCAGAACCCTGAGAGTGCTCCGGTGGCAATACTTGGTATGCTATTGGGCTTTGACGCTGGTTCTGAGGTTGGTGAGATTAGTGATGAATCCTTGGCAGCCTTTAAATACGATACTCTGGCTGCATCTCGGCGCAAGATGGAAAGCACTGAGATAAAGGCGTTTGGGAAAGTGTATGAAGACAAGATGAATCAACTTGATTCTATCGTTAGCAAATGCTTTTAA
- a CDS encoding Alpha-1,3-glucanase/mutanase, putative, with protein sequence MSSSFLWWRYILLLSCQLYPQVYSRAVFAHFMVSNTAGYEVSDWENEIQLAQDAHIDAFALNIATGEDTTSTSMPNAFLAAQNLKFSLFFSFDYAGNGAWDKDDVLDLLKQYVSDDAYYLHGADPLVSTFEGPDHADDWVYIKSETSLFFVPDWSSVGAKPAMALGDGVADGLFSWAAWPNGPNDMNTYVDASDMQYLDKKPYMMPISPWFFTNMPGYDKNWVWRGDDLWYTRWEQALYLVPEFIEIHFLERLW encoded by the coding sequence ATGTCTTCCTCATTCCTATGGTGGCGCTACATTCTTCTACTGTCATGCCAGCTCTACCCCCAAGTGTACTCCCGTGCTGTGTTCGCTCATTTCATGGTTTCAAATACTGCCGGATATGAAGTTTCGGACTGGGAAAATGAGATTCAGCTCGCGCAGGATGCTCACATTGACGCATTCGCGTTGAATATCGCAACCGGAGAAGACACCACCTCCACTTCCATGCCCAATGCTTTTTTGGCGGCTCAAAACCTCAAATTCTCCCTTTTCTTCTCGTTCGATTATGCGGGAAATGGAGCATGGGACAAAGACGACGTGCTGGATCTCTTGAAGCAATACGTCTCCGACGACGCCTACTACCTCCATGGCGCAGATCCGTTAGTCTCGACATTTGAGGGACCCGACCATGCCGATGACTGGGTGTATATCAAATCAGAGACGTCGCTCTTCTTTGTTCCAGATTGGTCCTCAGTTGGGGCAAAGCCTGCCATGGCCTTGGGAGATGGCGTTGCAGATGGGCTGTTTAGCTGGGCTGCGTGGCCAAATGGACCCAATGATATGAACACCTACGTTGACGCTTCTGACATGCAATACCTGGACAAGAAACCCTACATGATGCCAATTTCACCATGGTTCTTCACAAACATGCCTGGGTACGATAAGAACTGGGTCTGGCGTGGCGATGATCTTTGGTATACGCGGTGGGAGCAAGCGCTCTACCTTGTCCCAGAATTTATCGAAATCCATTTCTTGGAACGACTTTGGTGA